The Lacerta agilis isolate rLacAgi1 chromosome 14, rLacAgi1.pri, whole genome shotgun sequence sequence aaatgcagttttaaaatcaatatgaatattccATGCGGACCTGCCATAGAAAACGTGAATGACACTTGCAGAGCACTGATGGTCCATGGACCAAAGTTTGGCAACTCCAGTGTTGGACTTCATCCTGCCTTGTCCATTGACCATGGACAAGGTCAATGGACAAGGTCAAGGTCGGGCCAATGGAAATTGAGAGTTGAACTCTATCTAGAGGGCCAGTTGCTTCTCATTTCTGCCCTAAATCTACCCAGCCCCTTGTCAAAAGAGGCTAAAGTGTTAACCTCTCAAGTCTTCTGCTCAACTCTTTAATTAGGCAATAGCTACACACcacagagggacgcgggtggcgctgtggtctaaaccacagagcctagggcttgctgattggaaggtcggtggttcgaatcccagtgacgggtgagctactgttgctcggtccctgctcctgccaacctagcagtttgaaagcacatctaaagtgcaagtagataaataggtaccactccagcaggaaggtaaacggcatttccatgcgctgctctggttcgccagaagcagcttagtcctgctggccacatgacccggaagctgttacgccggcttcctcggccagtaaagcgagatgagcaccgcaaccccagagtcatccgcgactggacctaatggtcaggggtccctttacctttacacaccgCAGAGGgcagtgaggggcagatgaggctcgtcaccctaggaaggtagcccaccCAGGAGAACTGATTCTAAAGCgctgccttgagggacatctCTGGAAGAAAAACGCccaggagcaaaccctacacagatccagagtggagtccctaaattggttggatggcaccttgcgCCTCCTTCCGGcatctgcagccaagctggtgtcaaacatatttctgtgttttcctttggactcccatcagcaaggccaagaaggGGGTCTGGTCATCAGGGCAGCCCAGGAttcccatacacactgcccaggctccTAAAAGCCTCAAGTCTGATCTCACCAGTGCCCTTCCCAGTGTTTATGGGTTTGCAAACGGAGATACCTGGAGTCAACAAACATGCAGATGCAATCCAGAAGTATGGTTTATCTTTCCAGAATCAAGGGGAGTGAGAATTCACATACAGAAAGGAAGGGCCACAATTCTGGAGAGCAGCCCAACTGTGGTTTGGAAACTCAACAGGCTTTTGTCTGTGCCTGGTTTATGTCTGTCACGCCATGGGCCAGAACGAAgtagatggagaacctgtagccctcctggGTTTTGATCGTTAAATCCTCATCATCTTCAACCATTTGCCAAGCTGTCTGGAGCAAATGGGAGCTGGAGGCCACTGGCATTGGAGTAGAATGGAACAGTCTTGCAAAAACAAGATTCACACCAACACCACTTCTTGACATAGTCACAACCACAGAAGGGGATTTGCATCCTCTGTGTTTATCGAATCCCACCCAACTCGTACTCCCCAAGCAAGTGTGCGTACCATCACAGCCGTTCACATCAACCCTCTTGCTACGGGCGAGAGAGGAATAAACAGGACACCCGGCAATCAAGCTACTGCCCATAGGCTTAACTGCACTGTGCAGCTGGCTCAAGCAAGTGAGCCAACTTACATGAGCAAGTGTGAGCAAACAACTGAGCATGGACACAAATCCTGGCCCGAGGGGAAAATCCTTTTGCGGCTGAGCACGAAAAGCAAGGCAAAACACTTCTGTAATGAAACGTCCCTGACCACACCCAAATTCTCTTATGATCTGTCAGGCCCCAGAAAGAGGCGTGATCTTCTGCTTTTGATTTAGCCCAGAATGGGCCatttaacctttttaaaaaggtgacatGTCATTCCTTCGTAATGCCATGACTACTATTAAAATGGCAGGATGTTGGCTGTACGTCCATAAACAATATTCATAATAAACATCTGATTCAATATTTGGTTCAGGCAGCCAGATCTGAGCTCCACCTCCTGCCTTGGACTAATCACACCTTCCCTGCTCACCCCAAACCTCTGTTCTCCAACTGTAAAAATTGGAACAACAGTAACCTAACCACACAGGCGAGAAACATATTTTGCTTTGACAGCGCCTATGGTAAAGTAACCAATTGTAAGGTACTAAGGACAAGTTAAGGGTGATCTAACAACTAATGTGTTTTCTATATTAGGAAGCCAAAACAATGGCTTAGAGCGGCCTGTCCCAATTAATTTCCCATTAAAAGTTTAAATAATGGCATCCAAATGTCACCTGGAAAAATGATTCACAGTATTCTCCACCTAGGGAGAATATCTTGAATTATTTTTCTAGAAACCACACCAGAATCATTACACTGACATGTCCTTCAGTTTATTAGAACTCTTAGCATCAATCTGTACGTCTTTTTGTCACCATGTGACTGTTTTACTTTTACAACTCCTGGCCACTTCTCCCTCCACCCACAACTAGTCTCCCCTTTAAAAGACACTCAAAATAATAGTTTTAACAAGTCAGAtgcagttttgcaaaaaaaaaaaaaggaaaaaaaagagttcTCCCATGAATGCTGGatattattctgttttgttttttgaaaagaaTCCCACTCAGAGACCCCTTTGATTACACATAATTTAAAGAAAGAGCACACACTACGTTAGAGCTATCTTCAAAAACAATATGAGGTTTTGAATTTATTCTGATTAAatcaccaaaaaagaaagaaagaaaaggtccattgtcttttatatatatatatataatctatatatatatgtatatacatacacgcacacacacacacgcacacacaaaatggaGATAACTTCTTGCATTctgatttcgggggggggggggttgggggtttcTGTCCCATTCCACAAGTCCTTAGAAAAAAAATCTCCCCCCTGTTTCATCACTCTCCCAATTTGGGAAAAGCTTTCTCCTGTTGTCTGCTGAGTTCGTTCTCTTTCAAGAGTTTCTGGTTCTCAGCTCTCAACCTGCCCAGTTCCTCCTCTAGCTGACTTACCCGGGGGTCTTCCGTCGAGTCCCCCAAGAATTTCTTATTCTCCATCCGCAGGCGGTTGTTCTCTTCCTCCATCTTGGAGAGACACTTCTCCAGCTCCAGGTACTCAGTGATCAGCTCCTGCTTGCTCATGTTCTGAAGGCTTTCAACGTGGTACTTCTCGTAGGTCTCGGAGAAGTCCTTCTGGAGAAACTCGCTGCCATCGCCTCCCatcccgtcgctgccgccgccctcctcctccacaaAGAAGTCTTCCTCGCTGGTGTCGTCCGACTTGGTGGCAGCCTTCTTGGGGAACAGGCCGGTCTTCAAGTCTGGTTCTTCCTGGTCATGGTCCTCCATCAAGAACTGTGTGGTGTTGTACGGGGCGACAGGCTGCCCCTTCGCGAACATCTCCGCCCGCAGCCTGGAGGCCCGTTGGCTCTGCTTCTCGTcaaacttcttcttctcttcccagctGAGCTTGTAGTAAGGCTTCCAGTGCCTCTTCTTCTTGGAAGGACGCCTCCTGTGCTTCTTCTTGACCAGCTTCTCCTCCTCACCTTCAGCTTGGGGCCTGAACCTCTGGCCAACAGGCCCCGAGTAGGCTTGGCACTGCAAGCCGAGCTGCTCTCCATCACATGGCTTTTGGACGTCCGCAGGTGCGCCACAGTTCTGGTCCTCAACCTCACCGCTGACGGCTCCCCCTGGGGCACTCAAACTTCTCCCAACCGGAGGAGCCACATGTTCTGCATCACGGCAGGCTTCCTCATCTTCGCTCATGGGGCTGCCATCCTGCTGCTTGGTCTCTCTCGGCTGCCACCTACCGTCCATCGCTTCTCCTTGGAGCAGTTCTCGGCTGGCGGGTGGAGACACCAAAAAGGGCCCCTCTCCACTACTGGCATCCCTGcagggggagaagggagaagttTTGCCATTCGGTTGCTGCTGGCTGGCAGAGAGGGCAGCGTCAGCCATTGTTGCTTCGCTGGGCAAGCCAAGATTTGGATTCCTGGTGCTGTTGTTCTCAGTCCAAAGGGGCtggctccctcttcctccttaaAACCTGCAACTG is a genomic window containing:
- the HEXIM1 gene encoding protein HEXIM1 isoform X2 — its product is MDGRWQPRETKQQDGSPMSEDEEACRDAEHVAPPVGRSLSAPGGAVSGEVEDQNCGAPADVQKPCDGEQLGLQCQAYSGPVGQRFRPQAEGEEEKLVKKKHRRRPSKKKRHWKPYYKLSWEEKKKFDEKQSQRASRLRAEMFAKGQPVAPYNTTQFLMEDHDQEEPDLKTGLFPKKAATKSDDTSEEDFFVEEEGGGSDGMGGDGSEFLQKDFSETYEKYHVESLQNMSKQELITEYLELEKCLSKMEEENNRLRMENKKFLGDSTEDPRVSQLEEELGRLRAENQKLLKENELSRQQEKAFPKLGE
- the HEXIM1 gene encoding protein HEXIM1 isoform X1 → MADAALSASQQQPNGKTSPFSPCRDASSGEGPFLVSPPASRELLQGEAMDGRWQPRETKQQDGSPMSEDEEACRDAEHVAPPVGRSLSAPGGAVSGEVEDQNCGAPADVQKPCDGEQLGLQCQAYSGPVGQRFRPQAEGEEEKLVKKKHRRRPSKKKRHWKPYYKLSWEEKKKFDEKQSQRASRLRAEMFAKGQPVAPYNTTQFLMEDHDQEEPDLKTGLFPKKAATKSDDTSEEDFFVEEEGGGSDGMGGDGSEFLQKDFSETYEKYHVESLQNMSKQELITEYLELEKCLSKMEEENNRLRMENKKFLGDSTEDPRVSQLEEELGRLRAENQKLLKENELSRQQEKAFPKLGE